One Echinicola strongylocentroti DNA window includes the following coding sequences:
- a CDS encoding glycoside hydrolase family 88/105 protein, whose product MKKISILLIVSVFFAQLTFGQERPISTSLDWSERMALSVMKRNPEAWQVDFMDRPVWSYPQGLMLHAFEELWKETGDDKYYEYIKAYADKLIDPSGEIKTYKYETYNIDMINSGKLLFNLYNKTDDEKYKTAIETLRKQLRYQPKTSEGGFWHKARYTNQMWLDGAYMGTPFLLQYAQELDDPAAFDEGVLQLVLMEKHLRDPKTGLLYHGWDESKFQAWSDPETGRSPNIWGRAMGWYAMAVVDALDFLPEEHYGRVVLKGILQRLAVAVREHQDAASGLWYQVIDRGGEEGNYLEASASSMFVYALAKGVNQGHLDPSFKQTAEKGFDGLVDQLIEVKENGEVSLTQVCAVAGLGGSPYRDGTYDYYVNEKIRINDPKGVGPFIMAALELGR is encoded by the coding sequence ATGAAAAAAATAAGCATACTGCTAATCGTCTCCGTGTTTTTTGCGCAGCTGACTTTCGGTCAAGAAAGGCCGATTTCCACAAGCTTGGATTGGTCAGAGCGGATGGCACTATCGGTGATGAAGCGCAATCCTGAAGCGTGGCAAGTTGACTTTATGGACCGTCCGGTGTGGAGTTATCCACAGGGGCTGATGTTGCATGCTTTTGAGGAGCTGTGGAAAGAGACTGGCGATGATAAATATTACGAATACATCAAAGCTTATGCGGATAAGTTGATCGATCCTTCCGGTGAGATCAAAACCTATAAGTACGAGACGTACAATATTGACATGATCAATTCCGGAAAATTGTTGTTTAACCTTTACAATAAAACGGATGATGAGAAATACAAAACGGCGATAGAAACCCTGAGGAAGCAGTTGAGGTACCAACCAAAGACCAGCGAAGGTGGTTTTTGGCACAAGGCACGGTACACCAACCAGATGTGGCTTGACGGTGCCTATATGGGTACACCCTTTTTGTTGCAGTATGCGCAGGAGCTTGATGATCCGGCAGCTTTTGATGAGGGAGTATTACAGCTGGTGCTGATGGAAAAACACCTGCGCGATCCCAAAACCGGCTTGCTTTACCATGGTTGGGATGAAAGCAAATTCCAAGCTTGGTCCGATCCTGAAACAGGCCGATCTCCCAATATCTGGGGCAGGGCAATGGGTTGGTATGCCATGGCCGTGGTAGATGCATTGGATTTTCTACCAGAAGAACATTATGGACGGGTGGTGCTGAAGGGCATCTTACAGCGTCTGGCCGTGGCTGTTCGTGAGCATCAAGATGCAGCAAGCGGCTTGTGGTACCAGGTGATTGACCGAGGTGGGGAAGAAGGCAACTACCTGGAGGCGTCGGCTTCAAGCATGTTTGTCTACGCCCTTGCCAAAGGCGTAAACCAAGGCCATCTAGACCCTTCTTTCAAGCAGACGGCAGAGAAGGGATTTGATGGCTTGGTGGATCAATTGATAGAGGTGAAGGAAAATGGAGAAGTCAGTCTGACACAGGTTTGTGCTGTAGCAGGGCTTGGCGGAAGTCCATACCGCGATGGCACTTATGACTATTACGTCAATGAAAAAATCCGCATCAACGACCCCAAAGGTGTAGGGCCTTTTATCATGGCGGCCCTGGAGCTGGGGAGATGA
- a CDS encoding glycoside hydrolase family 28 protein — protein MNITSKFYILGLAVAMLVASCSQKSEKKEDQTVAETGPWAQLDSIRGLITVPEFPDKDFNITEYGAEEGGKALNTEAIAAAIKACNEAGGGRVVIPQGVYLTGAVHLLSNVNLHLKEGATLRFSRDPKDFLPLVRSRWEGMELMNYSPFIYAYQQENIAITGKGVLDGHADMENWWPWCGAKHFGWKEGMGRQNPSRKLLHEMVHDQVPLDERIFGEGHYMRPQFVQPFECKNVLIQDVKLINAPMWNLHPVLCENVTVERVKIETLGPNNDGCDPEACRNVLIKDCYFDTGDDCIAIKSGRNEDGRIPGIPSENIIIEGCEMKEGHGGVVMGSEISGGVRNVFAQNLVMDSPNLDRVLRIKTSSKRGGTVENIYMRNVVVGTYREAAVRFNMFYEEEGEHIPTIKNVIVENLQVKDGGKYAVMANAYESSPVTNFQMINCRIDGVDEVFNVNHMEDVKFDNVLINGEEVHYEK, from the coding sequence ATGAACATTACCAGTAAGTTTTACATTTTAGGTTTGGCAGTAGCCATGTTGGTTGCGTCCTGCAGCCAAAAGTCGGAAAAGAAGGAGGATCAGACAGTAGCGGAGACTGGTCCATGGGCACAATTGGATTCCATCCGGGGCTTGATCACCGTACCGGAATTTCCCGATAAGGACTTTAATATTACCGAATACGGTGCCGAGGAAGGTGGCAAGGCATTGAATACCGAAGCCATTGCGGCGGCTATCAAAGCATGTAACGAGGCCGGTGGCGGACGAGTGGTCATTCCCCAAGGCGTTTATTTGACTGGTGCGGTGCATCTGCTGAGCAATGTGAACCTGCACCTGAAAGAAGGCGCCACCTTGCGGTTTAGCCGTGATCCCAAAGATTTTTTGCCCTTGGTAAGAAGTCGATGGGAGGGAATGGAGCTAATGAACTATTCTCCTTTCATCTATGCTTATCAGCAAGAAAACATTGCGATTACTGGCAAGGGAGTACTGGATGGCCATGCAGATATGGAAAACTGGTGGCCTTGGTGTGGTGCCAAGCATTTTGGCTGGAAAGAAGGTATGGGAAGGCAGAATCCTTCCAGAAAGCTGTTGCATGAAATGGTGCACGATCAGGTGCCGTTGGACGAGCGGATTTTTGGGGAAGGGCATTATATGCGTCCACAGTTTGTCCAGCCTTTTGAATGCAAAAATGTTTTGATCCAAGATGTGAAGTTGATCAATGCCCCGATGTGGAACCTCCATCCGGTGTTGTGCGAAAATGTGACGGTAGAAAGGGTAAAGATAGAGACCCTTGGGCCAAACAATGACGGCTGTGATCCAGAAGCATGTAGGAACGTATTGATCAAGGATTGCTACTTTGACACTGGAGATGACTGTATCGCCATCAAATCTGGCCGAAATGAGGACGGAAGGATTCCGGGCATTCCATCGGAAAACATCATCATCGAAGGATGTGAAATGAAAGAAGGACACGGTGGTGTGGTGATGGGAAGTGAAATTTCCGGAGGTGTAAGGAATGTCTTCGCCCAAAACCTGGTAATGGACAGCCCCAACCTCGACCGGGTACTGCGCATCAAAACTTCGTCAAAAAGAGGCGGTACCGTGGAGAACATCTACATGCGTAATGTGGTCGTGGGCACTTACCGCGAAGCTGCTGTCCGCTTTAATATGTTCTATGAAGAAGAAGGAGAGCATATCCCTACCATCAAAAATGTCATCGTCGAAAACCTTCAAGTAAAAGACGGAGGAAAATACGCCGTCATGGCCAATGCCTATGAAAGTTCGCCAGTGACCAACTTTCAGATGATCAACTGCCGCATTGACGGAGTAGATGAGGTTTTTAACGTAAATCACATGGAGGATGTCAAATTTGATAACGTCCTGATCAATGGCGAAGAAGTGCACTATGAAAAGTAA
- a CDS encoding SusC/RagA family TonB-linked outer membrane protein: MIKQHKLALMLALMMVIAFGANSQQVLKGKVSSPYGNEPISDAYISIENKENTAQTDGQGTFSIELDELEGNLIVWSPGFQEQTIPLLGRDYIEVILLPQRTDYYEVPAKNDEQGSMKGELLPSERFKPSAMYVEDVLQGAFPGLNVINKSGMPGEGAYVNLRGIRSLTGRNAPLIVINGMPYLQDLNNSAIIKGYSPSMFNVISVDDIDNIKLVKGSAASRYGSMGSNGVLLIETSSPEDMETVIEFSGQYGMAYNNKRLPVLGVDDFKSYIGDVGLTRYEDMGDMLDLFPFLRDDPDYYYNFLYNNDTDWQDLINKSSFVTSNHLRVKGGDAIAKYDLSVGASNQGGTYDNTNFTRYTTRLNAQIELSQRFQLVTSMGLTYGNSKLHEQILSDATNPLMAALYKAPILSPYKKDEYNNQLPAYDAVRQFGVSNPLAVVNDTKMESDNFDAFLNTGLNFEVNDHTKMQAVFGYYSGYKRQSAFIPGRSSQTITPQEEGVALNTARAGTGKVSNLFYKVNADIVEELAGNPLEAGIGYQGIMTRQEFDGGFGRNTSSDFYKTLSYVDAEGRYFSGYYDSWNWMSLYGYAKYTIGNQWIASLNVSADGASSTGADASRFGVFPGLEMTWQAKNSPWLKNSHVINQLDVHVGYGLTGNSQYPSGLSRQFYTSQAYRQLAGIVNGNVANTSLGRERNQNFDAGIDAGFFDRRLVASLNVYQTISSDVVFPQSISSVYGIDERYVNGAKLENKGIEAALQLRLVDSRDVSWSVGGTINKNQNKITEMEGADGAVIREMDGGKWAVSSAVGENPYNFYGFVSNGVISTQEAADALGLVDFKGDQFNAGDIQFEDLNQDGVIDDQDRTIIGDASPDFFGSFFTQVRYKKLSLSAQFTFSAGNQIYNGVRREMESLSDFRNQSLAVDKRWQTDGQQTDIPKANYGDPMGNGRFSDRWIEDGSFMRLNNVTLSYQLGKWSFFEGGEVYLAGENLLTFTDYLGLDPVVSYAYQPAWQGVDYGAMPLPSTVKFGFNLQF, from the coding sequence ATGATAAAACAACATAAACTAGCCTTGATGTTGGCCTTGATGATGGTTATCGCCTTTGGGGCCAATTCCCAGCAAGTGCTAAAAGGAAAGGTGAGCAGCCCCTATGGGAATGAACCTATCAGTGACGCTTATATTTCCATAGAAAATAAAGAAAATACCGCCCAGACAGATGGGCAGGGGACATTCAGTATCGAACTGGACGAATTGGAAGGGAACCTGATCGTTTGGTCACCAGGGTTTCAGGAGCAGACCATTCCACTTTTGGGAAGGGATTATATAGAAGTGATACTGCTTCCGCAGCGAACAGACTACTATGAAGTACCGGCAAAGAATGATGAGCAGGGCAGCATGAAAGGAGAGCTGCTTCCTTCTGAGCGCTTCAAGCCTAGTGCCATGTATGTGGAGGATGTGCTCCAAGGGGCTTTTCCGGGACTGAATGTCATCAATAAAAGCGGCATGCCCGGTGAAGGAGCCTATGTCAATTTAAGAGGAATCCGTTCCCTGACCGGTAGAAATGCGCCGTTGATCGTCATCAATGGTATGCCTTACCTGCAGGATTTGAACAATTCAGCAATTATCAAGGGCTATTCGCCAAGTATGTTTAATGTGATCAGTGTCGATGATATTGACAATATCAAGTTGGTCAAAGGGAGTGCAGCATCACGCTACGGCTCCATGGGCTCCAATGGCGTCTTGCTGATCGAAACCAGTTCTCCGGAAGACATGGAAACGGTCATTGAGTTTTCAGGACAATATGGTATGGCCTACAACAACAAAAGGCTGCCCGTGCTGGGAGTAGATGACTTCAAGAGCTATATCGGAGATGTGGGACTTACCCGCTATGAAGACATGGGAGACATGCTGGACCTCTTTCCTTTCTTGCGGGATGATCCTGACTATTACTACAATTTCCTGTATAACAATGATACCGATTGGCAAGATTTGATCAATAAATCATCTTTTGTCACCTCTAATCACTTGCGTGTAAAGGGCGGAGATGCCATTGCCAAATACGACCTGTCGGTAGGGGCGAGTAATCAGGGAGGTACCTATGACAATACCAACTTCACCCGCTATACTACTCGACTAAATGCCCAGATCGAGCTAAGTCAACGGTTCCAATTGGTGACCTCGATGGGCTTGACCTATGGTAATAGCAAGTTGCATGAGCAGATTCTCTCTGATGCTACCAATCCTCTAATGGCGGCTTTGTACAAGGCGCCGATCTTGAGCCCATATAAGAAAGATGAATACAATAACCAGCTACCGGCTTATGATGCTGTTAGGCAGTTTGGGGTCTCCAATCCCTTGGCAGTAGTGAATGATACCAAGATGGAGTCGGACAATTTTGATGCTTTCTTGAATACCGGGTTGAATTTTGAGGTGAACGACCATACGAAAATGCAAGCGGTATTTGGGTATTATTCAGGGTACAAGCGGCAGTCTGCCTTTATCCCTGGTAGGTCCAGCCAGACCATCACCCCCCAAGAAGAGGGCGTGGCACTTAACACCGCCAGAGCAGGCACCGGCAAAGTCTCCAATTTATTCTATAAAGTCAATGCAGACATTGTGGAGGAACTGGCAGGCAACCCATTGGAAGCGGGAATAGGTTATCAAGGGATCATGACCAGACAGGAGTTTGATGGGGGATTTGGGCGGAATACCAGCTCGGATTTCTACAAGACGCTTTCTTATGTCGATGCTGAAGGAAGATATTTTTCAGGCTATTATGATTCCTGGAACTGGATGAGCCTTTATGGTTATGCCAAATACACTATAGGGAATCAGTGGATTGCCTCCTTGAATGTGTCTGCTGATGGTGCTTCCTCTACGGGAGCCGATGCGTCCAGGTTTGGGGTATTTCCAGGATTGGAAATGACCTGGCAGGCAAAGAACAGTCCGTGGCTGAAGAATAGCCACGTTATAAATCAATTGGATGTGCATGTGGGCTATGGGCTTACTGGAAACAGTCAATATCCTTCTGGCCTGAGCCGTCAGTTTTATACCAGTCAGGCTTACCGTCAGTTGGCGGGAATCGTAAATGGCAATGTGGCCAACACCAGCCTTGGAAGAGAGCGCAACCAAAATTTCGATGCAGGCATAGATGCTGGATTCTTCGATCGACGACTTGTAGCCAGCCTAAACGTGTACCAGACGATTTCTTCGGACGTGGTTTTTCCCCAAAGTATTTCCTCGGTATATGGCATTGACGAAAGGTATGTCAACGGTGCCAAGCTGGAAAACAAAGGGATTGAAGCAGCACTACAGTTGCGACTGGTAGATAGCAGGGATGTGAGCTGGAGCGTAGGCGGTACCATCAATAAAAACCAAAACAAGATTACAGAGATGGAAGGTGCCGATGGCGCTGTCATCCGTGAGATGGATGGTGGAAAATGGGCCGTTTCTTCCGCAGTTGGTGAAAACCCTTACAATTTCTATGGATTTGTCTCCAACGGCGTGATCAGTACGCAGGAAGCTGCCGACGCCTTGGGCTTGGTGGATTTTAAAGGAGACCAGTTCAATGCCGGAGACATCCAATTTGAGGATTTGAATCAGGATGGGGTCATTGACGATCAGGATAGAACCATCATCGGTGATGCATCTCCGGATTTCTTTGGCAGCTTCTTTACGCAAGTGAGGTACAAGAAACTGTCGCTATCTGCGCAGTTTACCTTCAGTGCTGGAAATCAAATCTATAACGGCGTGAGAAGGGAAATGGAATCGTTGAGCGATTTTAGGAACCAGTCATTGGCGGTAGACAAGAGATGGCAGACGGATGGCCAGCAGACCGATATTCCCAAGGCCAATTACGGTGACCCGATGGGCAACGGCCGCTTTTCCGATCGCTGGATAGAAGATGGATCATTCATGCGGCTCAACAACGTCACACTGAGCTATCAGCTGGGCAAATGGAGCTTTTTTGAAGGCGGTGAAGTGTACTTGGCAGGAGAAAACCTCCTGACATTTACGGACTATTTAGGGCTGGACCCAGTGGTATCCTATGCTTATCAGCCGGCCTGGCAAGGAGTAGATTATGGTGCTATGCCGCTTCCATCTACCGTGAAATTTGGTTTTAACCTACAATTTTAA
- a CDS encoding glycoside hydrolase family 65 protein: protein MIKFSFSPSFRTWCVLLLSGIAVFGCAGNDEHNEENSGGGIDRFALVNRHNVELEKPDTLASLSVGNGEFAYTVDVSGLQTFPEYYEKGVSLGTQSQWGWHAFPNPDNYRWEEILRYDTSAIGQVISFPVQWKEGRKKKVTDYFRTSPHRLHLGIIGLEITKEDGSKVMVDDLQDVHQELDLWKGKITSEYSIEGQPVKVELYGHQEKDGISAKISSPLVASGKLKVKFRFPYGSGCHVCPGYDWTQPDKHDSYLEVMRPSQVRISRTLDSAKYVTDVSWEGNGAFETAAKHTFLLNAQEGQETLEFTALFSEEGESELPDFGSTAKSSEAGWEEFWQSGGAIDFSECTDERANELERRVVLSQYLTKVNCAGSLPPQETGLTMNSWYGKFHMEMHWWHGAHFGLWNRIGLMEKSLPWYFSSLEKARATAKRQGYEGARWQKMTDPYGDESPSSVAPYLIWQQPHILYFVEQIYQARPEAATLEKYKELVFETAEFMASFAKDSKGDGKYHLIAPLIPAQELFPANATDDPPFELAYWHYGLNVALDWQERLGMEENKKWREVLDNLAPLAIKDSLYLPSSTHPRAYEDDFYLHDHPVVLGAYGILPKTEMIDTTIMKNTLEKILKIWNWETTWGWDYPMMAMNAARLDMPETALDALFMGEEKNTYLPNGHNYQDKRLRIYLPGNGGLLTTVAMMAAGWEGAPDRPTPGFPDNGKWNVKWEGLREMP from the coding sequence ATGATCAAATTTTCTTTTTCCCCTTCCTTTCGCACGTGGTGTGTGTTACTGCTTTCAGGAATAGCCGTTTTTGGCTGTGCTGGTAATGATGAACATAATGAAGAAAACTCCGGTGGTGGCATTGACCGGTTTGCTTTGGTAAATCGCCATAATGTGGAGCTGGAAAAACCAGATACCTTGGCCTCACTCAGTGTCGGGAATGGTGAGTTTGCCTATACGGTGGATGTCAGTGGGCTGCAGACGTTCCCTGAATATTATGAAAAGGGCGTTTCCCTTGGCACGCAGAGCCAATGGGGTTGGCATGCCTTTCCCAATCCTGACAACTACCGCTGGGAAGAGATCTTGCGGTATGACACATCGGCCATTGGTCAGGTGATTTCGTTTCCTGTTCAGTGGAAAGAGGGCAGGAAGAAGAAAGTTACCGATTATTTTCGTACCAGCCCTCATCGGTTGCACTTGGGGATTATTGGACTGGAAATCACCAAAGAAGATGGCTCAAAAGTAATGGTGGACGACCTGCAGGATGTCCATCAGGAGCTGGATCTCTGGAAAGGAAAGATCACTAGTGAATACAGTATAGAAGGACAGCCCGTGAAGGTGGAGCTGTATGGGCATCAGGAAAAAGATGGTATCTCAGCCAAGATCAGTTCTCCTTTAGTGGCCAGTGGAAAATTAAAAGTGAAATTCAGGTTTCCTTACGGTTCGGGATGTCATGTTTGCCCGGGATATGATTGGACACAGCCTGATAAGCATGATTCTTATCTGGAAGTGATGCGGCCAAGTCAGGTACGTATTTCCAGAACGCTGGACAGTGCCAAGTACGTGACAGATGTGAGCTGGGAAGGGAACGGCGCCTTCGAAACGGCAGCAAAGCATACGTTTTTGCTGAATGCCCAAGAAGGACAAGAAACCTTGGAGTTCACAGCATTGTTTTCCGAAGAGGGAGAAAGCGAACTGCCTGACTTTGGCTCGACAGCTAAGAGTAGTGAAGCTGGCTGGGAGGAGTTTTGGCAATCGGGTGGAGCTATTGACTTCTCGGAATGTACCGATGAGCGTGCCAATGAACTCGAAAGGAGAGTAGTGCTTTCCCAATATTTGACGAAAGTAAACTGCGCAGGTTCCCTGCCGCCCCAAGAGACCGGATTGACCATGAACAGCTGGTATGGCAAATTCCACATGGAAATGCATTGGTGGCATGGTGCCCATTTTGGACTATGGAACCGCATCGGATTGATGGAGAAGAGCCTTCCGTGGTATTTTAGTTCGCTGGAGAAAGCCAGGGCCACCGCCAAACGTCAAGGTTATGAAGGTGCCAGATGGCAAAAGATGACCGATCCCTATGGAGATGAGAGTCCTTCCAGCGTAGCACCTTACCTGATCTGGCAGCAGCCACATATCCTCTACTTTGTAGAGCAAATTTATCAGGCACGCCCTGAAGCAGCCACATTGGAGAAGTACAAAGAACTGGTGTTTGAGACAGCTGAATTTATGGCCTCTTTTGCCAAGGACAGTAAAGGCGATGGCAAATACCATTTGATAGCACCGCTGATTCCTGCGCAAGAACTGTTTCCTGCCAATGCCACTGATGACCCGCCATTTGAGTTGGCCTACTGGCACTATGGGCTGAACGTAGCCCTTGACTGGCAGGAGCGTCTTGGTATGGAAGAAAATAAAAAATGGCGTGAAGTACTGGACAATTTGGCGCCTTTGGCGATCAAGGATAGCCTGTACTTGCCCAGCAGTACCCATCCAAGGGCTTATGAGGACGATTTTTACCTGCATGACCATCCTGTCGTGCTAGGTGCATATGGCATTCTGCCCAAAACAGAAATGATCGACACCACCATCATGAAAAATACCTTGGAGAAGATCCTGAAAATTTGGAACTGGGAAACTACCTGGGGCTGGGATTATCCGATGATGGCCATGAATGCTGCCAGATTGGATATGCCGGAGACGGCTTTGGACGCCCTGTTTATGGGAGAAGAGAAAAATACCTATTTGCCCAATGGGCATAATTATCAAGATAAAAGGCTTAGGATTTACCTCCCAGGAAATGGCGGCCTGCTGACCACCGTGGCCATGATGGCTGCCGGATGGGAAGGAGCTCCCGACAGACCAACTCCCGGATTCCCGGACAATGGCAAATGGAACGTGAAGTGGGAAGGATTGAGGGAGATGCCGTAG
- a CDS encoding RagB/SusD family nutrient uptake outer membrane protein translates to MTSAMKYNAFYKYTLLLGLLAFGSCESYFETDTDDMLLEENYIGNTNELYSGYMGIAAKVQTVADKAIFLSELRGDFLEPTDNAPQELWEIYNHSSSPGNSLADPSGYYDVISNANNYIKKAFEYKQANPNAVEDAVFEPLVSGAIRFKVWAYLMLGKLYGEAVYLDEPLTEEADFSKYPTMGFEELIGQLISLMEGGVNGINGKQVLIWSDLLFPGVSTSAQDLTWNMICPSPEPLLIELYLWNGNYEQVVNLGMSFIYDEGSGRYKLGNDDYNGEWIQFFYRDPITKTRELINIVPFDYQRQQTNRLIEYFSNTEPNKYYLRPTDAAMERFQQQVRQDGVTIGDNYRGENYTYWRQNGEWVVRKFSRAHESADNIYKNDVHVVLYRAGDVHLFIAEALNQMEKFKEAEAFLNDGIQNYLSKNEGNLAYPLDNETYNSALNVNWGVRRRIDLGPVFPEGLSKDELDTPEKIEEYKKGLDSLLLEETCMESAGEARSYFAMIRMAKRWNDPSMLADRVSAKYPAGKRESIKNLLMQPENWFIDYDLNQ, encoded by the coding sequence ATGACATCAGCTATGAAGTATAATGCTTTTTATAAATACACCTTACTCTTGGGCTTATTGGCCTTTGGAAGCTGCGAAAGCTACTTTGAGACCGATACAGATGACATGCTCTTGGAGGAAAATTACATTGGCAATACCAATGAACTGTATTCTGGATACATGGGCATTGCGGCCAAGGTGCAGACAGTCGCCGATAAGGCCATCTTCCTTTCGGAGCTGAGAGGGGATTTCCTCGAGCCGACCGACAATGCTCCTCAGGAATTGTGGGAAATCTATAACCATAGCAGCAGTCCCGGCAACAGCCTAGCGGATCCCAGTGGATACTATGACGTGATCTCCAATGCCAACAATTACATCAAAAAAGCCTTCGAATACAAACAGGCCAATCCCAATGCGGTGGAGGATGCTGTTTTTGAGCCTTTGGTGAGTGGAGCGATCCGCTTCAAGGTTTGGGCTTACCTGATGCTGGGCAAGCTGTATGGCGAGGCAGTCTACTTGGATGAACCATTGACAGAAGAAGCCGACTTTTCAAAGTATCCCACCATGGGATTCGAAGAACTTATCGGCCAACTCATCAGCCTGATGGAAGGCGGGGTCAATGGTATAAACGGTAAGCAGGTGCTGATCTGGTCGGACCTGTTGTTTCCTGGTGTGAGTACTTCTGCACAGGACCTTACTTGGAACATGATCTGTCCTTCTCCAGAGCCACTTCTCATTGAGCTTTACCTTTGGAATGGCAATTATGAGCAGGTGGTGAATTTGGGCATGTCTTTTATCTATGATGAGGGCAGTGGCCGGTATAAGCTCGGCAATGATGATTATAATGGGGAGTGGATCCAGTTCTTTTACCGTGACCCGATCACCAAGACCCGGGAGCTGATCAATATTGTTCCTTTTGACTACCAACGTCAACAGACCAATAGATTGATCGAATATTTCTCCAATACGGAGCCCAACAAGTACTACTTGCGCCCAACAGATGCCGCTATGGAGCGTTTTCAGCAGCAGGTGAGGCAGGATGGAGTCACCATTGGAGATAATTATCGGGGGGAAAATTACACCTACTGGAGACAGAATGGCGAGTGGGTCGTCCGTAAGTTTTCACGTGCGCACGAGTCTGCCGACAATATCTACAAGAATGATGTCCATGTTGTGCTATATCGTGCTGGCGATGTTCATTTGTTCATAGCCGAAGCGCTTAATCAAATGGAGAAATTCAAGGAAGCAGAAGCATTCCTGAATGACGGAATCCAAAATTACCTATCCAAAAATGAAGGGAACCTAGCGTATCCTCTGGACAATGAAACGTATAATTCTGCCCTCAATGTCAACTGGGGAGTAAGAAGGAGAATTGACCTAGGGCCAGTCTTTCCGGAAGGCTTGAGCAAGGATGAACTGGATACACCAGAGAAGATCGAAGAATATAAAAAAGGCTTGGATAGTTTGCTCTTGGAAGAAACTTGCATGGAAAGTGCTGGGGAAGCAAGGTCTTATTTTGCCATGATCCGGATGGCCAAGCGGTGGAATGATCCAAGCATGCTGGCAGACCGGGTCAGTGCCAAATATCCGGCAGGCAAACGAGAAAGCATCAAAAACCTGCTGATGCAGCCAGAAAACTGGTTCATTGACTATGATTTAAATCAATAA
- a CDS encoding pectate lyase family protein, whose translation MNKIVPFVLAFLVTSLTYAQQLAFPGAEGFGRFATGGRGGTVYKVTNLDDSGPGSFRDAVSEPNRTVVFEVGGIIRIQSRIIVRENITIAGQTAPGDGITIYGNGLSYTEANNTITRYIRVRMGKVGDKGKDAVAIATGHDMIFDHVSITWGRDGTFDLNGDVKEVTLQHSIIGQGLQTHSTGGLIQPSGGVSILNCLWINNHTRNPKVKGTNQYVNNVVYNWAVAGYIQGGGSARLSHANVIGNYFIAGPETGDTPPFNRSNENFHLYARDNWYDGNVNGQLDGKVVEKTVYEPVTWMEAPFDYPEVTIKPALTAYQEVMEGVGASLRRDEVDEFLIKDLASLGKTGRTISDEMNLPMKGPGKVKGGKAPKDRDGDGMPDRYEKQQGLDPKDDSDRNRTDKYGYTALENYLNTLVNDRQITFNE comes from the coding sequence ATGAACAAAATAGTACCATTTGTATTGGCCTTTTTGGTCACCTCCCTGACCTATGCGCAACAATTGGCCTTTCCTGGGGCGGAAGGTTTTGGGAGGTTTGCCACAGGAGGGAGAGGTGGAACCGTGTACAAAGTAACCAATCTTGATGATTCAGGGCCCGGCTCTTTTCGTGATGCTGTCAGTGAGCCCAACCGCACGGTGGTATTTGAAGTGGGCGGGATCATCAGGATCCAGTCGCGGATAATAGTTCGGGAAAACATCACCATTGCTGGCCAAACGGCACCTGGCGACGGGATTACCATCTATGGCAATGGACTGTCCTACACCGAAGCAAATAATACCATTACACGTTACATCCGTGTCAGGATGGGCAAAGTGGGTGATAAAGGTAAAGATGCCGTAGCCATAGCCACGGGGCATGATATGATCTTTGACCATGTCTCCATTACTTGGGGAAGGGACGGTACCTTCGATCTGAACGGGGATGTGAAGGAGGTGACTTTACAGCACAGCATTATTGGACAGGGACTACAGACGCATTCTACAGGAGGGCTTATCCAGCCTTCTGGCGGGGTATCTATCTTAAACTGCCTCTGGATCAATAACCACACCCGTAACCCCAAAGTAAAGGGTACCAACCAGTACGTCAATAATGTAGTGTATAACTGGGCAGTGGCGGGCTATATCCAAGGCGGAGGATCAGCACGATTGTCCCATGCCAATGTTATTGGAAACTATTTTATCGCCGGTCCCGAAACAGGCGATACACCACCATTTAATCGATCCAACGAGAACTTTCACCTCTATGCCCGTGACAATTGGTATGATGGAAACGTGAATGGCCAATTGGATGGTAAAGTAGTGGAGAAGACAGTCTACGAGCCAGTGACCTGGATGGAGGCACCTTTTGATTATCCTGAAGTCACCATAAAACCCGCACTGACAGCTTATCAAGAAGTAATGGAAGGGGTAGGGGCATCGCTGCGCCGAGATGAGGTGGATGAATTTCTTATCAAGGACTTAGCGTCGCTAGGGAAGACAGGAAGAACCATCAGTGATGAAATGAACTTGCCCATGAAAGGCCCCGGAAAAGTAAAGGGTGGCAAAGCTCCAAAAGACCGTGATGGTGATGGCATGCCTGACCGCTATGAAAAGCAACAAGGGCTTGATCCCAAAGATGATAGCGATAGGAACAGGACAGATAAGTATGGTTATACCGCGTTAGAAAACTATCTTAATACTTTGGTAAACGATCGGCAGATAACCTTCAATGAATAG